In the Gemmatimonadota bacterium genome, CGTCGCGCGACCCGAACCGACCGCGCTCGATTTCTGGGTCGCGCAGGACGAGGTCGCGATGCTGGAGAGCGCCGACGGCGCCGTGCGGCTCGACACCTATCGCAGGATCGACGGGCGCCGCGGCATCCAGCGTGACTGGCGCGCTGAGCGCTATCGAAACGTGAGCCTCCGTTGGCCCGTGATGGGTCCGGTGAACCCCGAGGCCACCGTCGGTCGGCTCGGCGCGCGCGCCACGGGATTGCCGCGACAGTGGGACGCGGCCTTCGGGAGCGGCCCGGTGATCGCCGACGCCATCACGCTCGATGTGAGCCGCGCGGTGCGCGCCGACTTCGAGCGCGAACAGCCCGGCCGCATCGCCCGCGCCCTCGCACGCGCGGCGGTCCGCGAGGTGACGGCCAATGCCGCCGAAGGCGCGTTCAGCGCCGCCGGCGACGTGCTGACCGACGAGGACGACGAGTCGAAGTCGGGCAAGGGCGAGAAGGGCAGCAAGAAGGACGACAAGAAGTCCGAAGGGGGGAACGCCGGGCTCGCGGCCGCCGGCCTGATCCTCGCCGGCATCGGGATGCTCGCCCTCCACGTGAGCTCGCAGGTGCTCGACCAGCCGGACCTTCGGGCCTGGCAGGTCCTCCCGGACCGGGTCGTCGTCTCGCGCATGCGGCTCCCGGCGGGGGAGCACCTGGTCGAGGTCACGCGCGACGGGGAGGCCTACTCCTTGGGTACCGTCACCGTCCGCCCGGGTACCGTGACGGTCCTCGTCCACCGCTGGTGGCCGGGCGTCCCGCCTGCCGTCGCCGAGGCCCCCGTCCCCTAGGGTCATCCCGTCACGTAGTGGCGGCCGCGAGACCTCGGTCCGGGGTGAATCGTCCACTGACGAGGTGGAAGGACGATTCGGACTCGCCGGGAGACGCACCATGCCACAGGGAACGAGCAGAGCTCGTCGCAGGCGACACGGTTTCACGCTCATCGAGCTCCTCGCCGCGATGATCATCATCGGCGTGCTGTCGACCGTCGCCGTCCCCCCGATCTCGGGGTCGATCGACAAGGCGAAGGTCGCGCGCGCGATCTCCGACATGCGCCAGATCGCCCAGGACCTCTCCGCGCTCGACTCGCTCCCCGCGTCGCTCGCGCTCATCGGCCGCGGCTCCCTGCGCGACCCCTGGGGTCGGCCGTACACGTACGTGCCACTCCTCGTGAGCGGCCCCGCGCCCGACCCGCGAAAGGACCGCTTCCTCGTCCCGATCAACTCGCGCTTCGACCTCTACAGCACCGGTCCCGACGGCCTCACGAGCCTGCCGCTCTCCGACCTGCCCAGCCGCGACGATGTCGTGCTCGGGAACGACGGCGGCTACATCGGCCTCGCCTCCAAGTACTGACGCCTCACCCCCGCCTCACGATGACCAAGAAGCCCGAGAAGGTCGATACCGAAGAACTCCGCGCGGCACTGAACGACGTCGGCATGCTGATGCGGCTGCCGCCCAAGGAGCCGACGGCGGAGGAGATCGCGGCGGCGGCGAAGGCCGCGGCCCCGTCGGCGGGCATCGACCTCTCGGGCATCACCTCGCGCGTCTCGCTCAAGTTCATGCCCGTGCTCGCCGTGATCGTCGTCATCGGCGTCTCGATCTGGAAGTTCTGGCCGCAGGCCGAGGTCGTCGTGCCGGAGGCACTCGTTCGTGAGTGGACCTGCACGCACAACAACTTCGCGGGCCGACGGCTCGCCTTCACCAAGGACTCGATCTTCATGGCGGTACAGCCCGGGGCCCCCATGATCGGGTACAAGATCACGGACCTCAAGCAGACCCCCAAGGCGGATTCCACGATCGTCCTCGTGAGCTACGACGATGCGGGCGGCGTCATGGAGCTCGAGGCGTCGCTGAGCCTGCTGCCTGCGCCGCGGCTCGTCTTCCGCCGGCCGGAAGGACTCGTCTGGGAACCGCTCCCGGCGCGACGGCAGTAGCGCGCGCTCGACCTCAGTCGAGCGCGGTGGCGAACTCGCGCACGATCTGCCCGGCGGGACGCACGTCATGGATCCCCGCCACCGACTTCCCGGCCTGCCAGTAGTCGGTCGACACGTTCGCCGAGTGGAGCGACCGCTTGAGCCGCCGCACCGAATTGAGCGCGTACCAGGTGCGCATCCAGTGCTTCGTGCGCCGGCCGCGCAGCATCCACTTCGCGAACCAGCCGGCGTCGGTGCCGAGCTTCTCGATGTACGCATTGCAGATGACCGCCACCGGCACGCCGGTGAGGCGCTCGGTGAGGACGATGTCCTCCTCTTTCGCGTCGACGATCGCCTGCTTGTAGGCATCGCTCGCCTTGCATTCCGGTGTGGCGATGAAGCGCGTCCCGAGTTGGACCGCCGCGTAGCCCATCCGGAGGTGCCGCGTGAACTCCTCGGGTGTCCCGACGCCTCCCGCCGACACGATCGGGACGTTGAACGGTCGGAGCTCGTCCAGGAGCGCCTCCGGCGACTTGCGACCGGCGTGCCCGCCCGCCCGCGCGTTCACCGCCACGAGCCCGTCCACGCCGCCGTCGATCCCCTTCTGGGCCCACTTCCGCTCGGTCACGTCATGGTAGACCACGCCCCCGACCGCGTGCACGCGATCGCAGACCCACTTCGGGTTGCCCAGTGAGGTGAGGAAGAACCGGACCCCTTCCTCGAGCGCGATGTCGATCCACTGCGTCATCCGCTCCTTGTAGAGCTTGTTGTTCCCCTCGATGAGCGCGTTGAATCCGATGGGCTTCGCGGTGAGCGACTTGATGAAGCGGAGCCCGGCGCGGAACTCGTGTCCGTGCACGTAGGTCAGCGCGATCGGCTGCACGATGCCCAGTGCCCCCGCCTCGCTCACCGCCGCGACGAGTTCCGGGTTGGAGCAGGGGTACATCGGGCCGCAGATGAGCGGGACGTCGACCCGCGCCTGGCGTGTGAATGGCGTCTCCATCAGCGCGCCCCCGCGGCGGACGCCGCCGACGCACGCTCGCGCACCGGCCCCAGCCGCCAGCGCACCGTCGCGCGCGCGACGATGATCCCCTCGCGGTCGAGGCACTCGCTGATGACGTCGAAGTCCTGGTCGGTGGTGACGGTCGGGACCGCCACGCGGCTCACCGCGGTGATCGGTCCACGCGCCTTCTTCAGGTACTCGATCGCGATGTGCGTGACGATGCCGCGCACGCCGTCCGGCAGGCCGGACATCATCGCCATCCCGCTCGCCATCTCGGCCACGTTCATGAGCGCGATCGCATGCACCGAGCCGAGATGCTGGCGGTTCGAGCGCCGATCCGGGATCTCGACGCGGCAGTGGCCCGGCTCCAGATGGCGGATCCGTGGTCCGACGGAGCCGGAATAGGGCACCATGCGCGAGAAGAGCATCGCGAAGAGCCACTGGCCGCCGGGGAGCGGGCTCAGCGTGCGCCAGAGGCCGAGCAGGCGCGTTCCGGGAGAGGCGGGCATGATGGGGGCGGCGGAAGGGTGAGGGGAGGGAAGTTAATCCGTGCGTCGTATCCCGCCGCGGAGGCGCGGGCCCCATCTTTCGGACATCCTGCCTCCCGCGAGCCCCCGCGGGGTCCGCCCCAATGCGGAGACCGCATGCGTCCCGTCCTCGCCGCCGCCCTGATCCTGATGAGCACCCCAGTCGTCGCCCAGCTCCCGAGCCCCCCGGTCGCCAAGAAGATCCCCGTCGTCACGACGCTCCACGGCGAACGCCGCGTCGACGACTACGCGTATTTCAAGGACCGGACCCACCCCGAGACCATCCCGTACCTCGAGGCGGAGAACCGCTACACCGACGCCATGATGGCGCACACGGCCGAGTTGCAGCGGCAGCTCTACGACGAGATGCTCGGGCGCATCAAGGAGGACGACAGCCAGGTCCCCGTCGAGCGCGACGGCTGGTTCTACTACTCGCGCACCGAGCGGGGGAAGGCGTACCCGATCTTCGCACGCAAGCGCGGCTCGTTGGACGCGGCCGAGGAGGTCTACTTCGACCAGAACGCTGAGGCCGCGGGGCACGAGTTCTACTCGCTCGGCGGGATGGAGGTGAGTCCGGACCACCGCCGGCTCGCCGTCCTCGTCGATACCACCGGCTACGAGGATTTCCACCTGCGGGTGAAGGACCTCACCACCGGCCGCTGGATCGACGAGCAACTGGAGAAGCTCAGCTGGGGGCTCGCGTGGGCGAGCGACAATCGCACGCTGTTCTACATGACGCCCGACTCCGCCAAGCGCGGCGACCGCGTCTGGCGGCACGTCGTCGGCGAGCCGCGCGCGACGGACGTGAGCGTCTACCAGGACACCGACGTCCTCTTCAACGTGAACCTCTCGCGCTCGCGCAACGGCGAGTGGATCCTCATCTCCAGTGGGTCGTTCACGCAGAGCGAGTGGCACGCGATCCCCGCCGACCGCCCCACGGAGGCGCCGCGCGTGATCGCGCCGCGCCGCCCCGGCGTCGAGTACGAGGTCGAGCCGGGCGAGCGGGTCTTCTACATCCTCACGAACCAGGGCGCGCGCGACTTCAAGGTGATGACGGCGCCGCTCGACGCGCCCGCGGCCTGGACCGACTGGCTCCCGCATCGGACCGACGTCTTCGTCGAAGGCGTCATGGCCTTCCGGCGTCACGTGGTGGTGATCGAGCGCCGCGACGGGCTCCGGCAGCTCCGGATCACCGCACTCGACGGCGGCGCCACGCATGACGTGAGCTTCCCCGAGGCGGCGTACGGCGTCTTCCCTGGCAGCAATCCGCAGTACGACGCGACGACGCTGCGCTTCTCGTACAGCTCCCTCGTCACGCCGACAACGGTGTTCGACTATGACATGACCACGCGGGCGCGGACGCGACGCAAGCAGGACGAGGTCCTCGGCGGGTACGATCCCGACCGGTACGAGGTGGAGCGCCTGTACGCGCCCGCCCGCGACGGTACCCGCATCCCGATCTCCCTCGTGCACCGGAAGGGCGCCAGGCGGGATGGCGGGTCCGCGCTCCTCCTCTACGCCTACGGGTCGTACGGAGCCACCACCGAGCCCACCTTCAGCTCCCAGCGCTTCTCGCTCGTCGACCGCGACATCACCTATGCGGTCGCGCACGTGCGTGGCGGACAGGAGATGGGCCGTCAGTGGTACGACGAGGGCAAGATGCTCCGGAAGATGAACACCTTCACCGATTTCATCGACGTCGCCGAGTTCCTGGTGCGCGAGCGGTACACGTCGGCGGATCGCCTCGCGGCCAACGGCGGAAGTGCGGGCGGGCTGCTCATGGGCGTGGTCGCCAACCTGCGTCCGGACCTGTTCAAGGTGATCGTCGCCGACGTCCCCTTCGTCGACGTCATCAACACGATGCTCGACGCGAGCCTCCCGCTCACCGCGCAGGAATGGGAGCAGTGGGGCGACCCGAACTCGCCGGAGGCGTACCGCTACATGCGCCGGTACTCGCCGTACGACAACGTGACCGCGAAGGCGTACCCGCGGATGCTTGTGACGAGCGGACTCAACGACTCGCGCGTGGGGTACTTCGAGCCCACCAAGTGGGTGGCGCGGTTGCGCGCGATGCGCACCGACGCGAACCCGTTGCTGTTGCGCATGAACATGGGCGCCGGGCACGGCGGGTCGTCGGGCCGGTACGAACGGTTGAAGGAGCAGGCCTTCCGCTACGCCT is a window encoding:
- a CDS encoding S9 family peptidase, which produces MRPVLAAALILMSTPVVAQLPSPPVAKKIPVVTTLHGERRVDDYAYFKDRTHPETIPYLEAENRYTDAMMAHTAELQRQLYDEMLGRIKEDDSQVPVERDGWFYYSRTERGKAYPIFARKRGSLDAAEEVYFDQNAEAAGHEFYSLGGMEVSPDHRRLAVLVDTTGYEDFHLRVKDLTTGRWIDEQLEKLSWGLAWASDNRTLFYMTPDSAKRGDRVWRHVVGEPRATDVSVYQDTDVLFNVNLSRSRNGEWILISSGSFTQSEWHAIPADRPTEAPRVIAPRRPGVEYEVEPGERVFYILTNQGARDFKVMTAPLDAPAAWTDWLPHRTDVFVEGVMAFRRHVVVIERRDGLRQLRITALDGGATHDVSFPEAAYGVFPGSNPQYDATTLRFSYSSLVTPTTVFDYDMTTRARTRRKQDEVLGGYDPDRYEVERLYAPARDGTRIPISLVHRKGARRDGGSALLLYAYGSYGATTEPTFSSQRFSLVDRDITYAVAHVRGGQEMGRQWYDEGKMLRKMNTFTDFIDVAEFLVRERYTSADRLAANGGSAGGLLMGVVANLRPDLFKVIVADVPFVDVINTMLDASLPLTAQEWEQWGDPNSPEAYRYMRRYSPYDNVTAKAYPRMLVTSGLNDSRVGYFEPTKWVARLRAMRTDANPLLLRMNMGAGHGGSSGRYERLKEQAFRYAFIIDQVRQGLVQ
- a CDS encoding nitronate monooxygenase; this translates as METPFTRQARVDVPLICGPMYPCSNPELVAAVSEAGALGIVQPIALTYVHGHEFRAGLRFIKSLTAKPIGFNALIEGNNKLYKERMTQWIDIALEEGVRFFLTSLGNPKWVCDRVHAVGGVVYHDVTERKWAQKGIDGGVDGLVAVNARAGGHAGRKSPEALLDELRPFNVPIVSAGGVGTPEEFTRHLRMGYAAVQLGTRFIATPECKASDAYKQAIVDAKEEDIVLTERLTGVPVAVICNAYIEKLGTDAGWFAKWMLRGRRTKHWMRTWYALNSVRRLKRSLHSANVSTDYWQAGKSVAGIHDVRPAGQIVREFATALD
- a CDS encoding type II secretion system protein; the protein is MPQGTSRARRRRHGFTLIELLAAMIIIGVLSTVAVPPISGSIDKAKVARAISDMRQIAQDLSALDSLPASLALIGRGSLRDPWGRPYTYVPLLVSGPAPDPRKDRFLVPINSRFDLYSTGPDGLTSLPLSDLPSRDDVVLGNDGGYIGLASKY
- a CDS encoding DUF4442 domain-containing protein, with amino-acid sequence MPASPGTRLLGLWRTLSPLPGGQWLFAMLFSRMVPYSGSVGPRIRHLEPGHCRVEIPDRRSNRQHLGSVHAIALMNVAEMASGMAMMSGLPDGVRGIVTHIAIEYLKKARGPITAVSRVAVPTVTTDQDFDVISECLDREGIIVARATVRWRLGPVRERASAASAAGAR